Part of the Schistocerca cancellata isolate TAMUIC-IGC-003103 chromosome 9, iqSchCanc2.1, whole genome shotgun sequence genome is shown below.
atatagagaagatccaacggagagcagcgcgcttcgttacaggatcatttagtaatcgcgaaagcgttacggagatggtagataaactccagtggaagactctgcaggagagacgctcagtagctcggtacaggcttttgtcaaagtttcgagaacatactttaaccgaagagtcaagcagtatgttgctccctcctacgtatatctcgcgaagagaccatgaggataaaatcatcgatattagagcccacacagaggcataccgacaatccttctttccacgaacaattcgagactggaatagaagggagaaccgatagaggtactcaaggtaccctccgccacacaccgtcaggtggcttgcggagtatggatgtaaatgtagatgtaggtaaattTAACTTCACATTGGATAACAACACAACATGGGAAGCCTGGATTTAAGAGGATACGGTCTCGGAGATAAGTATGTAATAAAAGCACAATTTCTGATGGCACAAGAAGAATTTTAATTATGAGAATTCATATATAGTTTTAGACAGTAAATTGCAACAGACGTCATAAGATAGATCTGGAATGCAGTAAGTCTGGACATCAGATCCTGGCGTAGTAGGGGTAGATCCCAGATATAGTGGGCACGACTCTGGCCGAGTAGACTGACGGGACGatgccagtggagtagaagggtGACGAGTAGACGGCGAGGCGCGCCCCGCTGGACACCTGCGGCTGCGCCTGCTGCTGGGTCTGCTGCTGAGACTGCTGCTGGGCCTGGACCTGCTGCTGGGTCACCTGCGGGCAGCCGGGGCAATCTGGGCCCCCCAAGATGGCGCTGGCGCTCGCCACCAGGCCCACCAACAGCACTGCCACCACCTGCTGGCAGAGAAGGCCACGTGTGAGCGGTGGGATGGTCAGGAGTCCACCAGGACTGGGCCCACGGTCTCAACCTCCCAAATGAATCTTGAACTGGGCTCTGAGGTCGATAGTTTGCGCCCAGCTAGTTGAGCTCTTTCTTTGCCGGTTAGAGTATTCTTGGTCTTTCTCTGTAGTAGGAAGGAAGGAGTGAACCGAGATGGAGGTGTTCGAGGCGAACAGTTGTTGGTAGAACGGAACCACGTCCTGGATGGAGACTTATCTAGGTGGTCTGCAGTTTGTTTTAAGCAGCTTGACACTTGCCTACTGCTTGGTTTTCAACTTCAGTTGTGCCGATTTGCATTTAAATGGTGATTACTTGGAGGGCCTGCTGGCATGTGGTCAGTTCCCTCCTGTATGGAAATTGGCTTGTCTCTTTAGAGTATGCCGTTTTTCTAAGTAAAATTTCAAACTGTCGTTTCCTTATCATCTTGTTTTGAAGTCCTTGTTGTCTGTGCTCAAATCTTAAGTTTACCTTTCTTTTTGCCACTATGTTGAACTTAATAAAGGGGATCCACTTTAATCAATGGCAGTGACCTGGTTCTTGCAGTCAGTAGTACAGGgttcttacaaatgattgaagcgatttcacagctctacagtaactttattatttgagatattttcacaatgctttgcacacacatacaaaaactcaaaaagtttttttaggcattcacaattgttcgatatgtgcccctttagtgtttcggcagacatcaagccgataatcaagttcctcccacactcggcgcagcatgtccccatcaatgagttcgacagcatcgttgatgcgagctcgcagttctggcacgtctcttggtagag
Proteins encoded:
- the LOC126100802 gene encoding cuticle protein 9.5-like isoform X2, with the protein product MKAVVAVLLVGLVASASAILGGPDCPGCPQVTQQQVQAQQQSQQQTQQQAQPQVSSGARLAVYSSPFYSTGIVPSVYSARVVPTISGIYPYYARI
- the LOC126100802 gene encoding cuticle protein 9.5-like isoform X1, whose product is MKAQVVAVLLVGLVASASAILGGPDCPGCPQVTQQQVQAQQQSQQQTQQQAQPQVSSGARLAVYSSPFYSTGIVPSVYSARVVPTISGIYPYYARI